CTCTAATCAAAACCCTGCCACTCCAATTTAAGTCGGAAACAGTCAACTGGATGAGGGTATTATTGACAGAGGCACTCCTCAACACCCTGATGGCCTCTTTTTGGGGCACCACTAAAGACACCGACTCTGCTCCTTTATGACCATATAGATTAGCAGGGATCAAACCCTGACGACGCAGGGCTCTAGGATTAGTCTTTTCAGTTCTAGTTCTGCATTCCAGTGTAACAGACATATTTGTTGCCCAACTGTAGACTAAAGACGGATCTTCTATGATAAACTATATGGGACTAGGATTTCACGGGTTTCCCCTTGCTATCCAGGAGTGCTCGTTTGGGGCCGTGGATGGGATCTTCTACGATGATAGTCTGCTCCCTTGCCGCCCCGACGGAGACTATAGCTATGGGGACTTCCATCAATTCTGCCAAGAACTTCAGGTAGTCTTGGGCCTGTTTGGGCAAATCCTCCAGAGTGCGACAGTGGCTAGTAGGTTGTTGCCATCCTGGCAGGGTCTCATAAACCGGCTTACAGTTAGCAAACTTAAGGGCGTGGATAGGGAATTCACGACAGATTTCGCCATCAACCTCATAGGCCACACACACCTTGATTTCCGGCAACTCGTCTAGTACATCCAGTTTGGTGATGGCCAGGCAGTCCAAACCGTTGATGCGGGCCGCATAGCGGCCAATTACCCCGTCAAACCAACCACAACGGCGACGGCGGCCCGTGGTAGTGCCGTATTCGGCGCCCTTTTCCGCCAGGTATTCTCCTATTTCATCGTGTAACTCAGTGGGGAATGGGCCTTCCCCCACCCGGGTGGTATAGGCTTTAGCCACACCGATGATGCGATCTATGATGGTGGGGCCTACTCCCGCCCCCACACAGGCGCCTCCGGCGATGGGGTTAGAGGAGGTGACATAGGGGTAGGTGCCATGATCCAAATCCAGAAGAGTGCCCTGGGCTCCCTCAAAGAGGATGTTCTTCTTTTGTTTCACTGCCTGAGCGATTTTGAGGGAACTGTCCACCACATAGGGGCGTAGTCTTTCCGCATAGCCCCGATATTCCTCAATGATTTCCTTGGCATTTAAAGGCGGTAGTCCATAGAGTTTTTCCAATACTGCATTCTTGTAGTTGATAGTCCACTCTATTTTCTCCGGGTAGCGATCGCAGTAGATCAAGTCTAACATGCGGATACCGATTCTTTCCGCTTTATCCGAGTATGTGGGGCCGATTCCTCGGCCGGTGGTGCCGATTCTGTATTTACCCCTTCTTTCCTCCGCCGCCTGGTCTAGAATTCGATGGTAGGGCATGGTCACATGGGCGGTTTGGGAGATG
The Geminocystis sp. M7585_C2015_104 genome window above contains:
- a CDS encoding 50S ribosomal protein L25, translating into MSVTLECRTRTEKTNPRALRRQGLIPANLYGHKGAESVSLVVPQKEAIRVLRSASVNNTLIQLTVSDLNWSGRVLIR
- a CDS encoding adenylosuccinate synthase, with product MANVIIIGAQWGDEGKGKITDLLSKSADVVVRSQGGVNAGHTVVVEGQTFKLHLIPSGILYPNTECIIGSGTVIDPRELLKEIDQLHKLNVSTRNLYISQTAHVTMPYHRILDQAAEERRGKYRIGTTGRGIGPTYSDKAERIGIRMLDLIYCDRYPEKIEWTINYKNAVLEKLYGLPPLNAKEIIEEYRGYAERLRPYVVDSSLKIAQAVKQKKNILFEGAQGTLLDLDHGTYPYVTSSNPIAGGACVGAGVGPTIIDRIIGVAKAYTTRVGEGPFPTELHDEIGEYLAEKGAEYGTTTGRRRRCGWFDGVIGRYAARINGLDCLAITKLDVLDELPEIKVCVAYEVDGEICREFPIHALKFANCKPVYETLPGWQQPTSHCRTLEDLPKQAQDYLKFLAELMEVPIAIVSVGAAREQTIIVEDPIHGPKRALLDSKGKPVKS